From the genome of Rhinatrema bivittatum chromosome 18, aRhiBiv1.1, whole genome shotgun sequence, one region includes:
- the PWWP2A gene encoding PWWP domain-containing protein 2A, which yields MAAVAAEAAATAASVPGDGGEAEPEPEPIPGSEAGTTCLLLGNASAAATEPPGAEAEELPQPLRAVPAAEHWDPPVGTEAPELDGPGESQAQKADFPAPLGQSEEPDRPEAAGRSKAPDWSEPTGQSQAPDYLDPAQGSEAPELRRPDPTEGRGPESLEPAGRASLPAEDWRAAAACEGVSEQALGSCGQRVRTPSASEEEEELRQPPEPEAPPQEAALAPEPEPAPEPSAVCGPPELVCAPEPSSTGRGQEPEASPPASSTFPRAADPLCSHAPEPPPLEEPPAAAEPPVPDLPPQESAAELQPPQAGTVAELLPGSAVWVTLDHIIEDALVVSFRLGERIFSGVLMDLSKRFGPHGIPVTIFPKREYKDKPEAIQLQSKSFQEETAAQCEEEGAVLGDTSPPVPVSEPSLAQNQWTSKPPPLFHEGAPYPPPLFIRDTYNQSIPQPPPRKIKRPKRKIYREEPTSIMNAIKLRPRQVLCDKCKNSIVADKKEIKKGSSDFSKHEESKRRRHDNVATVNKKLKTDHKVDGKSQNESHKRNVVTKVPSLPHSRGRVVRVSAPANTSKAQLHTKKVLQSKNMDHIKAREVLKMAKEKAQRKQRETSSSKSAHPKVHFTRRCQNTSSGTLPPRLRLKPQRYRNEENDASLKAGLEKVQSSKMAVKPQPRYPSTRSAGEAPSKGPEEASIEVQDTSDVCVPADEQEEQQTLGKRGRKSNITVYMTLKQKKPDSSSASMCSSDSTDDLKSSHSECSSTENFDFPPGNVHPPSSSSSSSSSSSSKEDKKLSNSLKIKVFSKNVSKCITPDGRTICVGDIVWAKIYGFPWWPARILSITVSRKDNGLLVRQEARIAWFGSPTTSFLALAQLCPFLENFQLRFHKKRKGLYRKAITEAAKAAKQLTPEVRALLTQFET from the exons ATGGCGGCCGTGGCTGCGGAGGCGGCAGCGACTGCGGCATCGGTGCCGGGCGACGGAGGCGAGGCCGAGCCGGAGCCCGAACCGATACCCGGGAGCGAGGCCGGCACCACCTGTCTATTGCTCGGCAATGCTTCCGCAGCTGCTACTGAGCCGCCGGGCGCCGAGGCCGAGGAGTTGCCGCAGCCGCTGAGAGCCGTTCCGGCGGCAGAGCACTGGGACCCGCCTGTGGGGACGGAGGCCCCGGAGCTGGACGGGCCGGGGGAGAGCCAGGCGCAGAAGGCCGACTTCCCGGCCCCGCTGGGGCAGAGCGAGGAGCCGGACCGGCCAGAGGCAGCAGGGCGGAGCAAGGCCCCGGACTGGTCGGAGCCGACGGGGCAGAGCCAGGCCCCGGACTACCTGGACCCTGCGCAGGGAAGCGAGGCCCCCGAGCTCCGGCGCCCCGACCCCACCGAGGGCAGGGGCCCCGAGTCCCTGGAGCCGGCGGGGCGCGCCAGCCTCCCGGCCGAGGactggcgggcggcggcggcctGCGAGGGTGTGTCGGAGCAAGCTCTGGGGAGCTGCGGCCAGCGCGTCCGGACGCCGAGCGcttcggaagaggaggaggagctgcgGCAGCCCCCGGAGCCCGAGGCTCCGCCGCAGGAGGCCGCGCTGGCCCCGGAGCCCGAGCCCGCCCCCGAGCCCTCTGCCGTCTGCGGGCCGCCCGAACTTGTCTGCGCCCCGGAGCCGAGCAGCACTGGCCGGGGCCAGGAGCCCGAAGCCTCGCCGCCGGCCTCCAGCACTTTCCCTCGGGCAGCGGATCCTCTCTGCAGCCATGCGCCCGAGCCTCCCCCCCTGGAAGAGCCGCCTGCGGCCGCCGAGCCCCCCGTCCCGGACCTGCCGCCCCAGGAGTCGGCGGCCGAGCTGCAGCCGCCTCAGGCGGGGACCGTGGCGGAGCTGCTCCCAGGCTCGGCGGTGTGGGTCACACTGGATCACATCATAGAGGACGCGTTGGTGGTTTCCTTCCGGCTTGGCGAGAGGATTTTCTCAGGGGTCCTCATGGATCTGTCCAAAAG GTTTGGACCCCATGGGATCCCTGTTACCATATTTCCTAAAAGGGAATACAAGGATAAACCAGAAGCCATTCAGCTCCAAAGTAAATCATTCCAAGAAGAGACTGCAGCACAGTGCGAGGAGGAAGGCGCTGTTCTTGGGGACACTTCTCCTCCAGTTCCGGTGTCTGAGCCCAGTTTGGCGCAGAACCAGTGGACTTCCAAACCGCCTCCCCTCTTCCATGAAGGAGCTCCGTACCCCCCTCCTTTGTTTATCAGGGACACATATAACCAGTCAATACCTCAGCCACCTCCACGCAAAATTAAGAGGCCCAAGCGGAAAATATACAGGGAAGAGCCTACTTCAATAATGAACGCTATTAAATTGCGGCCTAGGCAGGTCTTGTGTGACAAGTGTAAAAACAGTATTGTGGCAGATaagaaggaaattaaaaaaggGAGCAGTGACTTTTCTAAACACGAGGAGAGTAAAAGGCGAAGACATGACAACGTAGCTACTgtgaataaaaaattgaaaactgaTCACAAGGTGGACGGAAAAAGCCAAAACGAGAGCCACAAAAGAAATGTTGTGACCAAGGTCCCCAGCCTTCCCCATAGCAGAGGGAGAGTGGTGCGAGTCTCGGCTCCGGCGAACACTTCTAAAGCTCAGCTTCACACTAAAAAAGTGCTCCAAAGCAAGAACATGGATCACATCAAGGCTCGGGAAGTGTTGAAAATGGCCaaagagaaggcacagagaaagcAGCGGGAAACATCGTCCTCCAAAAGTGCGCACCCTAAGGTTCACTTCACCCGGCGCTGTCAGAACACCAGCTCAGGTACCCTCCCGCCCCGGCTGCGCTTAAAGCCCCAAAGGTACCGGAACGAAGAAAATGACGCCTCCCTCAAGGCTGGACTTGAGAAAGTGCAGAGCAGCAAGATGGCCGTCAAGCCCCAGCCTCGCTACCCCTCCACCCGCTCAGCAGGTGAGGCCCCCTCAAAAGGTCCTGAAGAGGCCAGTATTGAGGTTCAGGACACGAGTGACGTGTGTGTGCCAGCTGATGAGCAGGAGGAACAGCAGACACTGGGCAAGAGAGGCAGGAAAAGCAATATAACCGTTTACATGACCCTAAAACAAAAGAAGCCCGATTCTTCCAGTGCCTCCATGTGTAGTAGCGACAGCACAGACGATTTGAAATCCTCCCACTCGGAGTGTAGTTCTACTGAAAACTTTGATTTCCCCCCAGGCAATGTGCAcccaccttcctcctcctcctcctcttcttcctcctcctcctccaaggaagACAAAAAGCTGAGTAATTCCTTGAAAATTAAAGTGTTTTCCAAAAATGTCTCTAAATGCATCACCCCAGATGGCAGGACCATATGTGTAGGGGACATTGTTTGGGCCAAGATCTATGGCTTCCCCTGGTGGCCGGCCCGCATTCTTTCTATAACTGTCAGCCGGAAAGATAACGGTCTGTTAGTGCGGCAGGAGGCTCGCATTGCATGGTTTGGGTCCCCCACGACCTCTTTCCTTGCTCTCGCCCAGCTGTGCCCCTTTTTAGAAAACTTCCAGCTGCGCTTTCACAAGAAGAGAAAGGGCCTGTACCGCAAGGCCATCACAGAGGCAGCTAAGGCTGCCAAACAGCTCACCCCCGAAGTGCGGGCCCTGCTGACCCAGTTTGAAACGTGA